A window of the Ostrea edulis chromosome 1, xbOstEdul1.1, whole genome shotgun sequence genome harbors these coding sequences:
- the LOC125664865 gene encoding uncharacterized protein LOC125664865 encodes MLSLICIICIASFTYADVGESSYLLSKYKRDPRLQSSPFHELFIHWRKYTKIIDSVQKETKALQRQIKELRLTTNSALKVLTNGLGTTKAKLSNLEGKYSSLDRKVVTEVGKVQTADRTTRGKVTTMSQTMTRMVRTQKSLENEINNNKCQSGVVKSAYFTRVNMVSDRTVRFARPFQSTPKIVFGLSLYDSSHKTNDRLNTYLLRLDRNGFTLRISAWAGTLLFQAHYFWMACP; translated from the exons ATGCTGTCTCTTATCTGTATCATTTGCATTGCCTCGTTTACGTACGCTGACGTTGGTGAAAGCTCTTACCTGCTCTCCAAATATAAG AGAGATCCCAGATTGCAGTCGTCTCCATTTCATGAATTGTTTATTCACTGGCGGAAGTACACTAAGATAATAGATAGTGTGCAGAAGGAAACAAAAGCGCTTCAGCGTCAAATCAAAGAGCTCCGTTTAACAACTAATTCGGCGTTGAAAGTGTTGACAAATGGGCTGGGTACTACCAAAGCTAAACTTTCAAATTTGGAAGGAAAATATTCATCACTTGACAGGAAAGTCGTAACTGAGGTTGGAAAAGTACAAACAGCTGACCGAACCACGAGAGGAAAAGTAACAACAATGTCCCAGACGATGACACGTATGGTCAGAACACAGAAGTCCTTGGAAAATGAGATTAACAACAATAAAT GTCAAAGTGGTGTTGTAAAGTCTGCCTACTTCACAAGAGTAAACATGGTATCTGATCGAACAGTACGCTTTGCCAGGCCTTTCCAAAGCACACCCAAAATTGTGTTCGGTCTTTCATTGTATGATTCAAGCCACAAGACAAACGACCGCCTCAATACATATTTGCTGAGACTAGACAGGAATGGATTCACCCTGAGAATTTCAGCCTGGGCAGGGACACTTCTGTTCCAAGCACACTATTTTTGGATGGCTTGTCCGTGA